The following are from one region of the Treponema denticola genome:
- a CDS encoding NAD(P)H-hydrate dehydratase, with product MQNVFYSLRELDKRAEEDFNLKNGILMENAARGSAEKIKNLFPFKKGDAKKTLQIVCGSGDNGGDGLALARILADDFNLHVIILKEPKSELCKLQYERLKALNIRTAKNILPESDILFDAFLGTGLKGLLKAEDKKTIEKINKVKAFKIACDIPSGLNLDGEASPNAILCNMTFSMGALKQAFYSDEAKDITGKIEVIDLGLPRSSYEQNEKPNVFLLEKEDMLLPSRKKQNTHKGSFGHAGIIVGEKNGAALLAASAALEFGAGLVTLIGENRERPKNLKADFMYDGKFEAGKFNVKKFTSIAIGQGLGRKNDELFSILKIKETQSIPMVLDADVFYYAELKKILPELSAAVLTPHPKEFSSLLNITGLGNLSIEEIQKKRFPSALSFSKKFPKLVLVLKGANTLIAHNGKIFINTLGSPSLSKAGSGDVLTGLICSLLAQGYKPLDAAITGSLAHSLASQNAGASYSLTASKLIKNLEKLEAARQVK from the coding sequence ATGCAAAATGTTTTTTATTCTTTAAGGGAATTGGATAAAAGGGCCGAAGAAGATTTTAATTTAAAAAACGGAATCTTAATGGAAAACGCAGCCCGCGGTTCAGCGGAAAAAATTAAAAATCTTTTTCCTTTTAAAAAAGGCGATGCAAAAAAAACTCTACAGATTGTCTGCGGTTCGGGCGACAACGGCGGAGACGGGCTCGCCCTTGCAAGAATCTTAGCCGATGATTTTAATCTTCATGTCATAATTTTAAAAGAGCCGAAGTCTGAATTATGTAAACTACAATACGAAAGGTTAAAGGCCTTAAATATAAGGACGGCTAAAAACATCTTGCCCGAATCCGATATTCTTTTTGATGCATTTTTGGGCACCGGCTTAAAAGGACTTTTAAAAGCCGAAGATAAAAAAACAATAGAGAAGATAAATAAGGTCAAGGCCTTTAAGATAGCCTGCGATATACCGAGCGGCTTAAACCTTGACGGAGAAGCAAGCCCCAATGCAATTCTATGTAACATGACCTTTTCGATGGGAGCCTTAAAGCAGGCCTTTTATTCGGATGAGGCAAAAGATATTACGGGAAAAATCGAGGTGATAGACCTAGGCCTCCCCCGCTCATCCTACGAGCAAAACGAAAAGCCAAATGTTTTTTTACTCGAAAAAGAAGATATGCTTCTCCCTTCAAGAAAAAAACAAAACACCCATAAGGGAAGCTTCGGTCATGCAGGAATAATTGTAGGAGAAAAAAACGGGGCAGCACTTTTGGCAGCTTCTGCCGCCTTGGAATTCGGTGCAGGCCTTGTAACATTGATAGGAGAAAATCGGGAAAGGCCTAAAAACCTAAAAGCCGATTTTATGTATGACGGCAAATTCGAAGCCGGCAAATTCAATGTTAAAAAATTTACAAGCATCGCAATAGGTCAAGGACTTGGAAGAAAAAACGATGAACTTTTTTCTATTCTAAAAATAAAGGAAACACAATCAATACCCATGGTCTTAGATGCGGATGTCTTTTATTATGCCGAACTAAAAAAAATCTTACCCGAATTAAGTGCTGCCGTTTTAACTCCTCACCCAAAAGAATTTTCTTCACTTTTAAATATCACCGGTTTGGGAAATTTAAGCATTGAAGAAATACAAAAAAAACGCTTTCCATCGGCCTTAAGTTTTTCAAAAAAATTTCCTAAGCTTGTACTTGTACTAAAGGGAGCTAATACCTTAATAGCCCATAACGGAAAAATATTTATCAACACTCTGGGTTCTCCCTCTCTTTCAAAGGCGGGTTCAGGCGATGTGCTTACAGGTCTTATATGCTCCCTCTTGGCCCAAGGCTATAAGCCTCTTGATGCTGCAATTACGGGGAGTCTCGCCCACAGCCTTGCTTCTCAAAATGCAGGAGCAAGCTATAGCTTAACGGCAAGCAAGCTCATTAAAAATTTGGAAAAATTAGAAGCGGCACGACAGGTAAAATAA
- the uvrB gene encoding excinuclease ABC subunit UvrB, with protein MKQFKLISDYKPSGDQGEAIKALSDGIIAGDKFQTLKGVTGSGKTFTMANIIQAVQKPTLIISHNKTLAAQLYREFKTFFPENAVEYFVSYYDYYQPEAYVPARDLYIEKDASINDEIDRLRLSATFSLMERRDVIVVSTVSCIYGLGLPESWRDLRITIEKGVNIEIEKLKKQLISLQYERNDAVLERGRFRVKGDVMEIFPAYMEDAYRLEFDWEEIVRIRKFNPISGEVIQEYEELSIYPAKHFVMPEDAIPNALERIKNELEERLNVLDKEGKLLEAERLKTRTEYDIEMLSEMGYCPGIENYSAPIANRKPGEPPATLFHYFPDDFLLFMDESHVTFPQVGAMYEGDRSRKQNLVDFGFRLPCALDNRPLKIDEFEKMLNQAVFVSATPGPKEIKYSTRIVEQVIRPTGLLDPIIEIHKSEGQMEHIYGEVKKRIALNERSLILTLTKKMAEDLTDYLTGLGLKVKYIHSEVETIERVEILKGLRAGEFDVLIGINLLREGIDLPEVSFIGILDADKIGFLRSTTSLIQIVGRAARNENGKVVMYADRISDAMKETIEETNRRRAIQEAYNKEHGITPKTIKKAIEDILTRENEIKKEAALAEAGPLINSLNILNPADRKKLIKKLEAQMAEYADMLMFEEAAVIRDKIEEVKRIGS; from the coding sequence ATGAAGCAGTTTAAACTTATTTCGGATTATAAACCTTCAGGAGATCAGGGAGAAGCTATCAAGGCTCTTTCAGACGGAATAATTGCAGGCGACAAATTTCAAACGCTCAAAGGTGTTACGGGATCGGGAAAAACTTTTACAATGGCAAATATTATTCAAGCCGTACAAAAGCCGACCCTAATCATAAGCCACAACAAAACCCTTGCCGCCCAGCTTTACAGGGAATTTAAAACCTTTTTTCCTGAAAATGCCGTCGAATACTTTGTTTCATATTACGACTACTATCAGCCTGAAGCCTATGTTCCCGCACGCGACCTTTATATAGAAAAAGACGCTTCAATAAATGACGAGATCGACCGCCTCCGCCTATCTGCAACATTCAGCCTTATGGAACGCCGAGATGTAATCGTCGTTTCCACCGTTTCATGCATTTACGGTTTAGGACTTCCCGAATCGTGGCGAGACTTGCGCATAACCATAGAAAAGGGAGTAAACATCGAAATCGAAAAATTAAAAAAACAGTTGATAAGTTTACAATACGAAAGAAACGATGCAGTTCTTGAAAGAGGCCGCTTCCGCGTCAAAGGCGATGTTATGGAAATTTTTCCGGCCTACATGGAAGATGCCTACCGCCTTGAATTCGATTGGGAAGAAATTGTACGCATCAGAAAATTCAATCCGATTTCGGGTGAGGTAATACAGGAATACGAAGAGCTTTCCATTTATCCTGCAAAACACTTTGTAATGCCCGAAGATGCAATCCCCAATGCTCTTGAAAGAATAAAAAATGAATTGGAAGAAAGGCTGAATGTTTTAGATAAGGAAGGAAAACTCCTTGAAGCAGAAAGGCTAAAAACCCGCACCGAATACGATATCGAAATGCTTTCCGAAATGGGTTATTGCCCCGGCATCGAAAACTACTCGGCCCCAATCGCAAACCGGAAACCCGGAGAGCCTCCCGCTACCCTCTTTCATTATTTTCCCGATGACTTTTTATTGTTCATGGATGAAAGCCATGTAACATTTCCTCAAGTGGGAGCAATGTACGAAGGCGACCGCAGCCGCAAACAAAATCTTGTAGACTTCGGTTTCCGTCTTCCGTGTGCCTTAGATAACCGCCCCTTAAAAATCGACGAATTTGAAAAGATGCTCAATCAAGCCGTTTTTGTTTCCGCAACCCCCGGCCCTAAAGAAATAAAATACTCAACCCGCATTGTCGAACAAGTAATACGCCCTACAGGCCTTTTGGATCCGATAATCGAGATTCATAAAAGCGAGGGCCAGATGGAGCATATTTACGGGGAGGTAAAAAAACGTATTGCCCTAAACGAACGCAGTCTCATTTTAACTCTTACAAAAAAAATGGCGGAAGACTTAACCGATTATCTTACAGGGCTCGGCCTCAAAGTAAAATATATCCACAGCGAAGTTGAAACGATTGAGCGCGTCGAAATTCTAAAGGGCTTGCGTGCAGGGGAATTTGATGTGCTTATAGGAATCAACCTTTTAAGAGAAGGCATCGACTTACCCGAGGTTTCTTTTATCGGAATTCTCGATGCAGATAAGATAGGTTTTTTGCGTTCTACTACAAGTCTTATTCAGATTGTAGGACGGGCAGCCAGAAACGAAAACGGTAAGGTAGTTATGTATGCCGACAGGATAAGCGATGCCATGAAAGAAACCATCGAAGAAACAAACCGCCGCCGTGCTATTCAGGAAGCCTATAACAAGGAACACGGTATAACACCCAAGACAATCAAAAAAGCGATTGAAGATATTTTAACGCGGGAAAATGAAATTAAAAAAGAAGCAGCCCTTGCAGAAGCCGGCCCCCTTATCAACAGCCTAAACATTTTAAACCCTGCCGACAGAAAAAAACTTATCAAAAAACTTGAAGCTCAAATGGCCGAATATGCCGACATGCTCATGTTTGAAGAAGCCGCAGTCATAAGAGACAAGATAGAAGAAGTAAAGCGGATAGGAAGTTAA
- a CDS encoding VOC family protein, which yields MRIEHIAMYVNDIENAKNFFIKYFKANSSDGYHNKTTNFRSYFLTFDDGARLELMNHHDMQDPNKEIRRTGLSHVAFSVGSKKMVDELTQILQNDGYKVLSGPRTTGDGYYESCIIGPEGNQIEITV from the coding sequence ATGCGAATAGAGCATATAGCAATGTATGTAAATGATATTGAAAATGCAAAGAATTTTTTTATTAAATATTTTAAAGCAAATTCCAGTGACGGTTATCACAATAAAACGACGAATTTTCGTTCTTATTTTTTGACTTTCGATGATGGAGCAAGGCTTGAACTTATGAATCATCATGATATGCAGGATCCGAATAAGGAAATTCGAAGGACAGGCTTAAGTCATGTTGCATTTAGTGTGGGTTCAAAAAAAATGGTAGATGAATTAACACAAATTTTACAAAATGACGGATACAAAGTTTTATCGGGTCCAAGAACAACCGGAGACGGATATTATGAAAGCTGTATCATCGGTCCCGAAGGCAACCAAATCGAGATAACTGTTTAA
- a CDS encoding CDP-alcohol phosphatidyltransferase family protein has product MIYNKTFDIQKKIFINTLTLLRIPLSIMFNVMLLYEERRLFLYGILFLVIALTDFFDGKLARYYNVQSRLGAVLDVTTDFFFIFTTACVMYKQGLLPVGMIIIILIKFTEFCITSYLFDKKLKKNKLLFFDKIGRFVAVILYSIPIIILILHALLNKYLFNVILLCVYITIGFLSILSFYARVSKIIRYKIKI; this is encoded by the coding sequence ATGATATATAATAAAACTTTTGATATACAAAAAAAGATTTTTATCAATACCTTGACTTTATTAAGAATACCTCTTTCTATTATGTTTAATGTCATGTTGTTATATGAAGAACGCAGACTCTTTCTTTACGGCATATTATTTTTGGTAATAGCTTTAACGGATTTTTTTGATGGAAAACTTGCCCGTTATTATAATGTACAAAGTAGGCTAGGCGCTGTATTAGATGTTACAACCGACTTTTTCTTTATTTTTACTACAGCTTGTGTTATGTATAAACAAGGTTTGTTACCTGTAGGTATGATCATAATAATTTTAATTAAATTTACAGAATTTTGTATAACATCATATTTATTTGATAAAAAACTAAAAAAGAATAAATTATTATTTTTCGATAAAATAGGCCGTTTTGTTGCCGTTATATTATATTCAATTCCGATTATAATATTAATATTACATGCATTATTGAACAAATATCTGTTTAATGTTATTTTGCTTTGCGTATATATAACGATAGGATTTTTATCTATTCTTTCATTTTATGCAAGAGTAAGTAAAATAATTCGATATAAAATTAAGATATAA
- a CDS encoding TetR/AcrR family transcriptional regulator yields the protein MDKKEELLASAHAIFTKKGYKETNISDITKSINVATGSFYKYYSSKEDIFLEVYKLENTRVRQLVMEHVDWQLPIESIIESLFFVTSKHLFGNKIMAEWSNPKISKILRKYYFSEQGKKDNQFHNFLMTVIDKKMKELKIKPQLAVQLKRVYEFLYYIDCHVTDSDFEGCSEVIKLLTVYFVKGLVYENSAR from the coding sequence ATGGATAAAAAAGAAGAACTTTTGGCTAGTGCACATGCCATTTTTACAAAAAAGGGATATAAGGAAACAAATATTTCGGATATTACAAAATCAATAAATGTTGCAACAGGTTCTTTCTACAAATATTATTCTTCCAAAGAAGATATATTTTTAGAGGTTTACAAACTTGAAAATACGAGAGTGAGGCAATTAGTTATGGAACATGTTGATTGGCAGCTGCCGATCGAATCGATTATTGAATCATTGTTTTTCGTAACTTCAAAACATTTATTTGGGAATAAGATAATGGCGGAATGGAGTAATCCCAAAATATCAAAGATTCTACGTAAATACTATTTTTCAGAACAAGGAAAAAAGGATAATCAATTTCACAATTTTTTGATGACTGTGATTGATAAAAAAATGAAAGAATTAAAAATTAAGCCTCAATTAGCCGTTCAGTTAAAGAGGGTATATGAGTTTTTATATTATATTGATTGCCATGTAACGGATTCTGATTTTGAAGGCTGCAGTGAAGTAATTAAACTTCTTACAGTATATTTTGTAAAAGGTTTGGTATATGAAAATTCCGCTAGATAA
- a CDS encoding ribonuclease catalytic domain-containing protein, translating into MNTNAIVLYKNRPALIKGQSDGKFEIETETGIKKVREKDFSVLAPNNSSSLKNILTAACPEPDFNEAADFFEEGTALFSEISELVWENLKPEQMWAAWLLVSASPLFIAESPDLPIKIRTKEEAEAIAAAALKKETEKQAEEQERKEFISSLSKFIKEKKEENFDLKKYSHFLQEIEALALEKTDKSKLLNEAHLKETPESAHKILISTGYWKIEKNPYPTRFKHPLNSPKLELPPIEHNEKYEDLTHLTSYAIDNEGSTDPDDAVCFDGENLWIHIANPADIITPDSKSDMDARKRGATLYIPEGVSRMLGESAVDAFALGLHDDSYALSFKLKLNDSAEILDVDILRTKIKVSCISFEKADEEKTNANLKPLFEIAERNRKKREAAGAVSIDMPEVQIKVETENDNQKVFISPYNFTESFLMIKEMMLLAGEAAARFAFKNNIPFQYVSQEAPELPKKLPEGLAGEYRKRKAMRPRNVGTIPAMHSALGIAMYSQITSPLRRYGDLVAHQQLLKFIDGNEVMKTDDLLMRIAAGDIAGKNCSYAERASRQHWTLIYLLQNPDWQGEAVILETIKNTARISIPSIGYETEMRLKKELSINERINVKAEDIDIPNLTVRFVQV; encoded by the coding sequence ATGAATACTAATGCAATCGTCTTATATAAAAACCGTCCGGCTCTTATAAAAGGACAGTCTGACGGGAAATTTGAAATAGAAACGGAAACGGGCATCAAAAAGGTGCGCGAAAAAGATTTTTCCGTTTTGGCTCCAAATAATTCCTCATCGCTAAAAAACATTTTGACCGCAGCTTGTCCCGAACCTGACTTTAATGAAGCCGCCGACTTTTTTGAAGAAGGAACAGCCCTCTTCTCTGAAATAAGCGAATTGGTTTGGGAAAATTTAAAACCCGAACAAATGTGGGCGGCTTGGCTTTTGGTTTCGGCCTCCCCTCTTTTTATTGCAGAAAGCCCTGACCTTCCGATTAAGATAAGAACAAAAGAAGAAGCTGAGGCCATAGCTGCTGCAGCACTAAAAAAAGAAACCGAAAAACAAGCGGAAGAGCAAGAACGGAAAGAATTTATAAGCAGCCTATCAAAATTTATAAAAGAAAAAAAGGAAGAAAATTTCGACTTAAAAAAATATTCTCACTTTTTGCAGGAAATAGAAGCCCTTGCCTTAGAAAAAACCGACAAGTCAAAACTCTTAAATGAAGCTCACTTAAAAGAAACTCCTGAATCGGCCCATAAGATTTTAATTAGTACGGGCTATTGGAAGATAGAAAAAAATCCCTACCCCACCCGCTTTAAGCATCCGTTAAATTCGCCTAAGCTGGAATTGCCGCCTATCGAACATAACGAAAAATACGAAGACCTGACTCATCTTACCTCCTATGCAATCGACAACGAAGGCAGCACCGATCCCGACGATGCCGTATGCTTTGACGGAGAAAACTTATGGATTCACATTGCAAACCCTGCCGACATAATTACACCCGATTCCAAAAGCGATATGGATGCAAGAAAGCGGGGAGCAACCCTTTACATTCCTGAAGGCGTATCCCGAATGTTGGGAGAATCGGCAGTCGATGCCTTTGCCCTCGGCCTGCATGATGACTCTTATGCCCTGTCGTTTAAGCTTAAGCTAAATGACTCCGCTGAAATTCTCGATGTAGATATTTTGCGTACCAAGATAAAAGTAAGCTGTATAAGTTTTGAAAAGGCCGATGAAGAAAAGACGAATGCAAACCTAAAACCTCTTTTTGAAATAGCAGAAAGAAACAGAAAAAAACGGGAAGCGGCAGGAGCGGTTTCGATAGACATGCCGGAAGTTCAAATCAAGGTAGAAACCGAAAATGACAACCAAAAAGTTTTTATAAGCCCGTATAATTTTACGGAATCTTTTTTGATGATAAAGGAAATGATGCTCCTTGCAGGAGAGGCCGCCGCCCGCTTTGCTTTTAAAAATAATATTCCGTTTCAGTATGTAAGTCAGGAAGCTCCCGAATTACCGAAAAAACTTCCCGAAGGACTTGCGGGCGAATACCGAAAAAGAAAAGCTATGAGGCCGAGAAATGTGGGTACAATTCCTGCAATGCATTCAGCCCTCGGAATTGCAATGTACAGTCAAATTACAAGCCCCCTCCGCCGCTATGGAGACTTGGTTGCCCATCAACAGCTTTTAAAATTTATCGACGGAAACGAGGTAATGAAAACCGATGACCTTCTTATGCGAATAGCGGCGGGAGACATTGCAGGCAAAAATTGTTCCTATGCTGAAAGAGCCTCGCGTCAACATTGGACTCTGATCTATCTATTACAAAACCCTGACTGGCAAGGAGAAGCCGTAATTTTGGAAACAATAAAAAACACGGCTCGCATTTCCATTCCGTCCATCGGCTATGAAACCGAGATGAGGTTAAAAAAAGAATTATCGATTAACGAACGCATAAATGTAAAAGCAGAGGATATAGATATTCCGAATCTGACTGTAAGATTTGTGCAGGTGTAA
- the coaD gene encoding pantetheine-phosphate adenylyltransferase produces the protein MVKAVFAGSFDPPTFGHLNVIERAQKIFTEVHVVIAVNNNKNYLFSGEERKHMMEELTQKWDNVFVNTWNSLIVNYAEKIGANVLIRGVRNVSDFSYEFDLAVMNKGLNQKIETVFMVPDTKYFVLRSSSIKELAAFKGNLSGMVPPIVEKALKEKIEEI, from the coding sequence ATGGTAAAAGCTGTTTTTGCAGGGTCCTTTGATCCGCCCACCTTCGGGCATTTAAATGTAATTGAAAGAGCTCAAAAGATATTCACCGAGGTACATGTAGTAATCGCAGTAAATAACAATAAAAACTATTTGTTTTCGGGTGAAGAACGTAAACATATGATGGAAGAACTGACCCAAAAATGGGATAATGTTTTTGTAAATACTTGGAATTCGCTGATAGTAAACTATGCCGAAAAAATCGGTGCCAATGTTTTAATCCGCGGAGTACGGAATGTTTCCGATTTTTCCTACGAATTCGATCTGGCTGTTATGAATAAAGGCTTAAATCAGAAGATAGAAACCGTTTTTATGGTTCCCGACACAAAGTACTTTGTGTTGCGTTCAAGTTCCATAAAAGAATTGGCAGCCTTCAAGGGCAATCTTTCCGGCATGGTTCCTCCCATAGTCGAAAAGGCCTTAAAGGAAAAAATAGAGGAAATATAA
- a CDS encoding valine--tRNA ligase: MSEKLQAIELEKSYNPKEFEERIYSFWEANKCFSPIKKKNTKSNFTVVIPPPNVTGVLHVGHALDETLQDVIVRYHRMKGDETLWIPGTDHAGIATQSVVEKKLKAEGKNRRDLGREAFIEKVWEVKNEHHSIITKQLRKMGVSVDWDRERFTLDEGLSQAVREVFVSLYEQGLIYQGNYLVNWCPSCGTAISDDEVEHEDRKGGMYHIYYKLADGAVLQNEAGEKIQEIEIATTRPETLLGDTAIAVHPEDPRYASIIGKEVIIPLANRKIPVIADSYVDKEFGTGVVKITPAHDPNDWEVGKRHNLPVLNILNPDGTLNDAVPEKYRGLSTEKARKAVIEDLEALGLFKNEEKIKHAVGCCYRCHTSIEPYVSKQWFVKMQPLAQKALDAWKKGDVVFYPQKWENTYAHWMNNIRDWCISRQLWWGHRIPVWYCADCGKTIVSRTDITECPHCKSKNIKQDEDVLDTWFSSWLWPFSTLGWPEKTEDLARFFPTSALVTGHDIIFFWVARMIMASLQFTGKAPFKDIFIHGLVRDKQGRKMSKSLGNGIDPLVAIEEFGSDAMKFTLTFMCGSQSQDFLIDMESFKLGSKFANKVWNASRYILGNLAGRTIVPVVRDGSQNSLKELDRWIYHELNEAAQTVRSSLDSYRYNEAAQKVYEFFWNNFCDWYVEGTKLSFKYGDEKEKDRAASVLLAVLEESLRLLHPFLAFVTEEIYSKLPGNCAEGALPRAKILMTSDYPEEKKERIDEAASIRFRTLQEIVRNIRALRAECGIDPQLKLKVSLYIEKNSPAEAARENSEIVEMLSGLSGLDFIDSLKEKPASSIGVVGAGFEAFLITGDSIDIDQLKKRFEKELEKNEQNASKIDSKLKNENFVKNAPLEVIEGEKEKHAEFLRRIEKLKGYLEGMR; this comes from the coding sequence ATGAGCGAAAAATTGCAGGCGATTGAATTGGAAAAATCTTATAATCCTAAAGAATTTGAAGAGCGTATTTATTCCTTTTGGGAAGCCAATAAGTGCTTTAGCCCGATAAAAAAGAAAAACACAAAAAGTAACTTTACTGTCGTCATTCCTCCGCCCAATGTTACGGGCGTTCTCCATGTAGGCCATGCCCTTGATGAAACCTTGCAGGACGTAATTGTCCGTTACCACCGCATGAAAGGGGACGAAACCCTTTGGATTCCCGGAACCGATCATGCAGGTATTGCCACTCAATCCGTTGTAGAAAAAAAACTGAAGGCCGAAGGCAAAAACCGCCGCGACCTCGGACGGGAAGCTTTTATCGAAAAGGTATGGGAAGTTAAAAATGAACATCACTCGATTATAACAAAGCAGCTCCGCAAAATGGGAGTTTCGGTTGATTGGGATAGGGAACGCTTTACCTTAGATGAGGGACTTTCTCAGGCTGTAAGAGAGGTCTTTGTTTCTTTATATGAACAGGGGCTAATCTATCAGGGAAATTACCTTGTAAACTGGTGCCCTTCATGCGGTACCGCAATTTCCGATGATGAGGTCGAACATGAAGACCGAAAGGGCGGCATGTACCATATTTATTATAAATTGGCAGACGGGGCAGTTTTACAAAATGAAGCCGGCGAAAAAATACAAGAAATAGAAATTGCAACTACCCGCCCTGAAACCCTTTTGGGTGATACCGCCATAGCCGTTCATCCCGAAGACCCACGCTATGCATCCATCATAGGAAAAGAAGTAATTATCCCTCTCGCAAATAGGAAAATTCCTGTAATTGCCGATTCCTATGTCGATAAAGAATTCGGAACGGGGGTTGTAAAGATAACTCCTGCCCATGACCCCAATGACTGGGAGGTAGGTAAAAGGCATAATCTTCCCGTTCTAAATATCTTAAACCCCGACGGAACATTAAACGATGCCGTTCCCGAAAAATACCGAGGCCTTTCAACGGAAAAAGCACGCAAGGCCGTTATCGAAGATTTGGAAGCTCTGGGCCTTTTTAAAAATGAAGAAAAAATAAAGCATGCAGTAGGCTGCTGTTACCGCTGCCATACAAGTATAGAGCCCTATGTTTCAAAACAATGGTTTGTAAAAATGCAGCCCTTGGCTCAAAAAGCCTTAGATGCATGGAAAAAAGGCGATGTTGTTTTTTATCCTCAAAAATGGGAGAACACCTATGCTCACTGGATGAACAATATCCGTGACTGGTGTATTTCCCGTCAGCTTTGGTGGGGGCATCGTATTCCTGTTTGGTATTGTGCCGATTGCGGAAAAACTATCGTAAGCCGAACGGATATTACGGAATGTCCTCACTGTAAGTCAAAAAACATAAAGCAGGATGAGGACGTTTTGGACACTTGGTTTTCAAGCTGGCTTTGGCCTTTTTCAACCCTCGGCTGGCCCGAAAAAACCGAAGACCTTGCACGGTTTTTCCCGACATCGGCCCTTGTTACGGGACACGATATAATTTTCTTTTGGGTAGCAAGAATGATAATGGCTTCCTTGCAGTTTACGGGCAAGGCTCCTTTTAAAGATATTTTTATTCACGGTTTGGTTCGGGATAAACAAGGCCGCAAGATGAGTAAGAGCTTGGGAAACGGTATTGACCCCCTTGTAGCTATCGAAGAGTTTGGGTCTGACGCCATGAAGTTCACCCTTACCTTTATGTGCGGTTCTCAAAGTCAGGACTTTTTAATCGACATGGAAAGTTTTAAGCTCGGCTCAAAATTTGCAAACAAGGTTTGGAACGCTTCCCGATATATTTTAGGAAACCTTGCAGGCAGAACAATTGTGCCCGTCGTACGGGACGGCAGCCAAAACAGCTTAAAAGAACTTGACCGCTGGATTTATCATGAACTAAACGAGGCGGCTCAAACGGTTCGCTCAAGCCTTGATTCTTACCGTTATAATGAGGCCGCTCAAAAGGTTTACGAATTCTTTTGGAATAATTTTTGTGATTGGTATGTTGAAGGTACTAAACTTTCTTTTAAGTATGGGGACGAAAAAGAGAAGGATAGGGCGGCTTCGGTACTCCTTGCCGTTTTGGAAGAATCCTTACGCCTGCTTCATCCGTTTTTAGCCTTTGTTACCGAAGAGATTTATTCAAAGCTGCCCGGCAATTGTGCTGAAGGCGCCTTGCCTCGTGCCAAGATTTTAATGACTTCCGATTACCCCGAAGAAAAAAAAGAACGCATAGATGAGGCCGCCTCTATCCGTTTTAGGACCTTGCAGGAAATTGTCCGCAACATTAGAGCCTTACGGGCCGAATGCGGCATAGACCCTCAGTTAAAGCTTAAGGTTTCTCTTTATATTGAGAAAAACTCTCCTGCGGAAGCTGCCCGTGAAAATTCCGAAATAGTAGAAATGCTTTCAGGCCTTTCCGGTTTAGACTTTATCGATTCTCTTAAAGAAAAACCTGCCTCTTCAATCGGTGTAGTAGGAGCGGGCTTTGAGGCCTTTTTGATAACGGGAGATTCAATAGACATCGATCAATTAAAAAAGCGTTTTGAAAAAGAGCTTGAAAAAAATGAACAAAATGCTTCAAAGATAGACTCTAAGCTCAAAAACGAAAACTTCGTTAAAAACGCTCCTCTCGAGGTCATCGAAGGCGAAAAAGAAAAACACGCCGAATTTTTAAGGCGTATCGAAAAATTAAAAGGTTATTTGGAAGGAATGAGGTAG
- a CDS encoding BrnA antitoxin family protein, producing MITSKKLTAERLEEIKNYPISYDGDSPKLTKEQIARLRPAHEEYWNVTPIKKTISIKIDADILAVLQSLGKGYQTRINSILRKAITTGDY from the coding sequence ATGATTACTTCAAAAAAATTAACAGCTGAAAGATTGGAAGAAATAAAAAATTATCCTATATCGTATGATGGGGATAGTCCAAAACTGACAAAAGAACAAATTGCAAGACTAAGGCCGGCTCATGAAGAATATTGGAATGTAACACCTATTAAAAAAACAATTTCTATAAAAATAGATGCAGATATTCTTGCCGTGCTTCAGTCTCTAGGTAAAGGCTATCAGACAAGAATAAACAGTATTTTAAGGAAAGCTATTACTACAGGAGATTATTAA
- a CDS encoding BrnT family toxin: MGKTIISNDNRFEWDEEKNLANIEKHGIDFEEILEVFDDPAFLIGYDFEHSEKEDRYYGIGNLNGILIVLVFFTEKKNRIRLISARQADKDLREEYYDYFKKINS, translated from the coding sequence ATGGGGAAAACAATTATAAGTAATGATAATCGTTTTGAATGGGATGAAGAGAAAAATCTTGCTAATATTGAAAAGCATGGAATAGACTTTGAAGAAATATTAGAAGTATTTGATGACCCAGCCTTTTTAATAGGATATGATTTTGAACATTCCGAAAAAGAAGATAGATATTATGGAATTGGAAATTTGAATGGAATATTGATAGTATTGGTCTTTTTTACCGAGAAGAAAAATAGAATACGGTTAATATCTGCACGGCAAGCAGATAAAGACTTGAGGGAGGAATATTATGATTACTTCAAAAAAATTAACAGCTGA